The following coding sequences lie in one Phycicoccus duodecadis genomic window:
- a CDS encoding HpcH/HpaI aldolase/citrate lyase family protein, translated as MSEPYRPRRSVLYMPGSNERALEKAKTLPVDGLILDLEDAVAPDAKPGARENVCAAAASSAYGQREVTIRVNAAGTPWHDADLEAACAAGPDGIVVPKVGSADEVRSLVAAMERHGAPDRTRLWAMVETPGAVLDARAIAAASDRLAVLVLGTNDLVKELRARFVAGRAPLLTSLSLVVLAAREAGVAVLDGVYNDVVDLEGFEAECRQGVDLGFDGKTLIHPGQVEPCNRAFAPSQAEVEDARGVVAAWAAARGRGVVTHDGRMVENLHVEVAQRVLAVDEAVRSRS; from the coding sequence ATGAGCGAGCCCTACCGCCCCCGGCGCTCGGTGCTCTACATGCCGGGCAGCAACGAGCGGGCCCTCGAGAAGGCGAAGACCCTGCCGGTCGACGGGCTGATCCTCGACCTCGAGGACGCCGTCGCCCCCGACGCCAAGCCGGGCGCTCGCGAGAACGTCTGCGCGGCAGCGGCGTCCAGCGCGTACGGCCAGCGCGAGGTCACCATCCGGGTCAACGCCGCCGGCACTCCGTGGCACGACGCCGACCTCGAGGCAGCCTGCGCCGCGGGCCCCGACGGCATCGTGGTGCCCAAGGTGGGCTCGGCCGACGAGGTCCGTTCGCTGGTGGCTGCGATGGAGCGCCACGGCGCCCCCGACCGCACCCGGCTGTGGGCGATGGTCGAGACGCCCGGGGCCGTCCTCGACGCGCGCGCCATCGCCGCCGCGTCCGACCGGCTGGCCGTCCTGGTGCTCGGCACCAACGACCTCGTCAAGGAGCTGCGGGCCCGCTTCGTCGCCGGCCGTGCCCCCTTGCTGACCTCGCTGTCCCTCGTGGTCCTGGCCGCCCGCGAGGCGGGGGTGGCCGTCCTCGACGGGGTCTACAACGACGTCGTGGACCTCGAGGGGTTCGAGGCCGAGTGCCGTCAGGGCGTCGACCTGGGCTTCGACGGCAAGACCCTGATCCACCCGGGGCAGGTCGAGCCCTGCAACCGGGCCTTCGCGCCGAGCCAGGCCGAGGTCGAGGACGCGCGGGGCGTCGTCGCGGCCTGGGCAGCGGCTCGCGGCCGTGGCGTGGTCACCCACGACGGCCGGATGGTCGAGAACCTCCACGTCGAGGTGGCGCAGCGGGTCCTGGCGGTCGACGAGGCCGTGCGGTCCCGTTCCTGA
- a CDS encoding HNH endonuclease signature motif containing protein: MAASLVALEAGLTEGLAGRKVHLGAALGERFPLVRDRVLAGDVPAATAHKVVDSCAGLDVEARGRVDAEVSGRLSELDPAQVTAHVRRVATRAAADQVAAQVAKSRRTRTVEVRPGPDGLTDVYALLPTATVAAAWAATEQLAGEYRGIDDTLTLSEARADAFGDLFLRNVTVSASVTLGVPVVTDRPAPEPAMVETVEVPWGDDDTVIDAYTGEETRFGDLPPEAQRLFETTTMTVDPDLRAIPMAQVTPGFAVSGTQLPGLGWVDAATVANLLKVLPMDVAGAVLDAETGTLASLTTSAYRPNKAMRDFVTTRDGTCRMWGCSRRAEYTDLDHTRPWPGGVTSPTDLACLCRRHHRLKQQGRWRPTLDPDGTLTWTSPSGTRRGTEPAHRVAASAPPDVPPF; the protein is encoded by the coding sequence ATGGCGGCGAGCCTGGTCGCGCTCGAAGCGGGCCTGACGGAGGGGCTGGCGGGGCGGAAGGTCCACCTCGGCGCGGCCCTCGGTGAGCGGTTCCCCCTGGTCCGTGACCGGGTCCTCGCGGGGGACGTCCCGGCGGCGACGGCCCACAAGGTGGTCGACTCGTGCGCCGGGCTGGACGTCGAGGCGCGCGGGCGGGTCGATGCCGAGGTGTCGGGCCGGTTGAGTGAGCTGGACCCGGCCCAGGTGACGGCGCACGTGCGTCGGGTGGCTACGCGAGCGGCGGCCGACCAGGTCGCCGCGCAGGTCGCGAAGAGTCGCCGCACCCGGACGGTGGAGGTCCGCCCCGGGCCGGACGGGTTGACCGACGTGTACGCCCTCCTGCCGACGGCGACCGTGGCCGCGGCCTGGGCGGCGACCGAGCAGCTCGCCGGGGAGTACCGCGGCATCGACGACACGCTGACCCTGTCCGAGGCGCGGGCGGATGCGTTCGGGGATCTGTTCCTGCGCAACGTGACGGTCAGTGCCTCGGTCACGCTCGGGGTGCCCGTCGTCACCGACCGACCAGCGCCCGAGCCGGCCATGGTCGAGACCGTCGAGGTGCCCTGGGGCGACGACGACACGGTCATCGATGCCTACACCGGGGAGGAGACCCGCTTCGGCGACCTCCCGCCGGAGGCGCAGCGCCTGTTCGAGACCACGACGATGACCGTCGACCCGGACCTGCGCGCGATCCCCATGGCCCAGGTCACACCCGGGTTCGCCGTCTCCGGCACGCAGTTGCCCGGCCTCGGCTGGGTCGACGCCGCCACCGTCGCCAACCTCCTCAAGGTCCTCCCGATGGACGTCGCGGGGGCCGTGCTGGACGCCGAGACCGGCACCCTGGCCTCCCTGACCACCAGCGCCTACCGACCGAACAAGGCGATGCGGGACTTCGTCACCACCCGGGACGGGACCTGCCGGATGTGGGGGTGCTCGAGACGGGCGGAGTACACCGACCTCGACCACACCAGACCCTGGCCCGGGGGCGTCACCTCACCGACCGACCTGGCGTGCCTCTGCCGACGGCACCACCGGCTGAAGCAACAAGGCCGCTGGCGCCCCACCCTCGACCCCGACGGCACCCTCACCTGGACCTCGCCCTCCGGCACGCGCCGCGGCACCGAGCCGGCCCACCGCGTCGCTGCCTCCGCCCCACCCGACGTGCCTCCTTTCTGA
- a CDS encoding peptidoglycan-binding protein, protein MSPTPSVSPTPSASPTPTTPAVPAPSTTPSSTAAATPRPLEALRYGDSGPEVLAVQQRLTTLGYWLGPADGNFGALTQQAVFALQKSAGLSRDGIVGPKTRAALTAGTRPRATLSGNGIEIDLERQVLMVVRQGAPTVILNTSTGSGEQYTSKGHTSTAYTPTGTFTVFRQVDGQDDSDLGSLWRPKYFYRGWAVHGSPSIPPYPASHGCARLSNAAIDMIWAEGLMPIGSRVLVH, encoded by the coding sequence GTGAGCCCGACGCCGAGCGTGAGTCCCACGCCGAGCGCGAGCCCGACGCCCACCACGCCGGCGGTCCCCGCTCCGAGCACGACGCCCTCGAGCACCGCGGCCGCCACCCCCCGCCCGCTGGAGGCGCTGCGCTACGGGGACAGCGGGCCCGAGGTCCTCGCGGTCCAGCAGCGCCTCACCACGCTCGGCTACTGGCTGGGCCCGGCCGACGGGAACTTCGGCGCGCTGACCCAGCAGGCCGTCTTCGCCCTCCAGAAGTCCGCCGGCCTGTCGCGGGACGGCATCGTCGGACCGAAGACCCGCGCTGCCCTGACCGCCGGCACCCGCCCACGGGCCACGCTCTCCGGCAACGGGATCGAGATCGACCTGGAGCGGCAGGTCCTCATGGTCGTGCGCCAGGGGGCACCGACGGTCATCCTCAACACCTCGACGGGCAGCGGTGAGCAGTACACGTCGAAGGGCCACACCTCCACCGCGTACACGCCCACGGGCACGTTCACGGTCTTCCGCCAGGTCGACGGCCAGGACGACAGTGACCTCGGTTCGCTCTGGCGCCCCAAGTACTTCTACCGGGGATGGGCGGTGCACGGCTCGCCGAGCATCCCGCCGTACCCGGCGTCGCACGGCTGCGCCCGGCTGAGCAACGCCGCGATCGACATGATCTGGGCCGAGGGCCTCATGCCCATCGGGTCACGCGTCCTGGTGCACTGA
- a CDS encoding LLM class flavin-dependent oxidoreductase codes for MKLALYLPTFRDHVTVQELADLTDLAEELEFDSVWTLDRIIVPEASDRGELQYPFGMMEQFPLQMPVSSKGKWFQGWPLLPWLAARTEKVRIGMSITDTPYRSPGVFAAECATIDHLSNGRLNVGVGAGWMPEEFAAASATHLFPRRHAHVRETIEICQGIWQNEIFEYHGEFADFGPSGFGHQPLQKPGPPIFFSGLKDPKRSARRVAKYGLAGWIGIQDTPRELAEWRAAIAEELEALGKSIDDLEMSSMIWFTITDTEVDQTDNRKLTNILVGTEQQITDRLKSYQEAGLTMPLLWPPFADVPVSKTLDDLKRLKNDIMPKVEAS; via the coding sequence ATGAAGCTCGCCCTCTACCTGCCCACCTTCCGTGACCATGTGACGGTCCAGGAGCTGGCCGACCTGACCGACCTGGCCGAGGAGCTCGAGTTCGACTCGGTGTGGACCCTCGACCGGATCATCGTGCCGGAGGCCTCCGACCGCGGAGAGCTGCAGTACCCCTTCGGCATGATGGAGCAGTTCCCCCTGCAGATGCCGGTGTCCTCCAAGGGCAAGTGGTTCCAGGGCTGGCCGCTGCTGCCCTGGCTCGCCGCCCGGACCGAGAAGGTGCGCATCGGCATGAGCATCACCGACACCCCGTACCGCTCGCCGGGTGTCTTCGCGGCCGAGTGCGCCACCATCGACCACCTCTCGAACGGGCGGCTCAACGTCGGGGTCGGGGCGGGCTGGATGCCGGAGGAGTTCGCCGCCGCCAGCGCCACGCACCTCTTCCCGCGCCGGCACGCCCACGTGCGCGAGACCATCGAGATCTGCCAGGGCATCTGGCAGAACGAGATCTTCGAGTACCACGGTGAGTTCGCCGACTTCGGCCCGTCCGGCTTCGGCCACCAGCCCCTGCAGAAGCCCGGGCCGCCGATCTTCTTCAGCGGCCTGAAGGACCCCAAGCGCTCGGCCCGCCGGGTGGCCAAGTACGGCCTGGCCGGCTGGATCGGCATCCAGGACACCCCCCGCGAGCTCGCCGAGTGGCGCGCCGCGATCGCCGAGGAGCTCGAGGCCCTCGGCAAGTCGATCGACGACCTCGAGATGAGCAGCATGATCTGGTTCACCATCACCGACACCGAGGTCGACCAGACCGACAACCGCAAGCTCACGAACATCCTGGTCGGCACCGAGCAGCAGATCACCGACCGGCTCAAGAGCTACCAGGAGGCCGGGCTGACCATGCCGCTGCTCTGGCCGCCCTTCGCCGACGTCCCGGTGTCGAAGACCCTCGACGACCTCAAGCGGCTGAAGAACGACATCATGCCGAAGGTCGAGGCCTCCTGA
- a CDS encoding HpcH/HpaI aldolase/citrate lyase family protein — MRSAKDFFAPLAVGAPDPVREVPARPSRMIHFFDPSNPKMAAKVPDLVGTVDVLLGNLEDAVKADNKEAARRGLVDIAKVTDVGEHTQLWTRVNALDSPWVLDDLTTLVTEIGDRLDVVMVPKVQGPEDIHYVDRLLAQLEARAGLRRPILVHAILETARGMANVEEIAGASPRMQGISLGPADLAADRRMKTTRVGGGHPGYLVRQDPTDGDVQGPRATYQQDLWHYTIARMVDACAMHGILPYYGPFGDIQDVVACEDQFRNAFLLGCVGTWTLHPVQIAIAKKVFSPSAHDVAHARRVKEAMGDGTGAVMLDGKMEDDASLKQCLVILELADRLSANDPELAALYAPAEGDGPA, encoded by the coding sequence ATGCGCAGCGCCAAGGACTTCTTCGCCCCTCTCGCCGTCGGTGCCCCGGACCCGGTGCGCGAGGTGCCGGCCCGCCCGAGCCGGATGATCCACTTCTTCGACCCGAGCAACCCGAAGATGGCCGCCAAGGTGCCCGACCTGGTCGGCACCGTCGACGTGCTGCTCGGCAATCTCGAGGACGCCGTCAAGGCCGACAACAAGGAGGCCGCGCGCCGAGGGCTGGTCGACATCGCGAAGGTCACCGACGTCGGCGAGCACACCCAGCTCTGGACCCGGGTGAACGCGCTCGACAGCCCCTGGGTGCTCGACGACCTGACCACCCTGGTCACCGAGATCGGCGACCGCCTCGACGTCGTGATGGTGCCCAAGGTCCAGGGCCCCGAGGACATCCACTACGTCGACCGCCTGCTGGCCCAGCTCGAGGCCAGGGCCGGCCTGCGCCGGCCGATCCTGGTGCACGCCATCCTCGAGACCGCCCGCGGCATGGCCAACGTCGAGGAGATCGCCGGCGCGAGCCCCCGCATGCAGGGCATCAGCCTCGGCCCCGCCGACCTCGCCGCCGACCGCCGGATGAAGACCACGCGCGTGGGCGGGGGCCACCCCGGCTACCTGGTGCGCCAGGACCCGACCGACGGCGACGTCCAGGGCCCGCGCGCCACCTACCAACAGGACCTCTGGCATTACACGATCGCCCGGATGGTCGACGCCTGCGCGATGCACGGGATCCTCCCGTACTACGGCCCCTTCGGGGACATCCAGGACGTCGTCGCGTGCGAGGACCAGTTCCGCAACGCCTTCCTCCTCGGCTGTGTCGGCACCTGGACCCTGCACCCGGTGCAGATCGCCATCGCCAAGAAGGTCTTCAGCCCCAGCGCCCACGACGTCGCCCACGCCCGGCGGGTGAAGGAGGCCATGGGCGACGGCACCGGCGCCGTGATGCTGGACGGGAAGATGGAGGACGACGCCAGCCTCAAGCAGTGCCTCGTCATCCTCGAGCTCGCTGACCGGCTGAGCGCGAACGACCCCGAGCTGGCCGCTCTCTACGCCCCGGCCGAGGGGGACGGCCCGGCATGA
- a CDS encoding EthD family reductase: MSSTLFACYREPDDPAAFDRHYDEVHRGLALALPGLRSFTGTHPTAGPDGAAPAYYFIAVLTFDDDAALGAALSGPEGQAAVADLPNFAGAGVDLMTGPTATYS, translated from the coding sequence ATGTCCAGCACCCTGTTCGCCTGCTACCGCGAGCCCGATGACCCTGCCGCGTTCGACCGGCACTACGACGAGGTACACCGCGGTCTCGCCCTCGCCCTCCCCGGGCTGCGCTCGTTCACCGGGACGCACCCGACGGCGGGCCCCGACGGCGCCGCGCCCGCGTACTACTTCATCGCGGTGCTCACCTTCGACGACGACGCCGCCCTCGGCGCCGCGCTCTCGGGCCCGGAGGGGCAGGCGGCCGTGGCGGACCTGCCGAACTTCGCCGGCGCGGGCGTCGACCTGATGACCGGCCCCACGGCCACCTACTCCTGA
- a CDS encoding Gfo/Idh/MocA family protein yields MPTTPQRLAPSTVPDPMDAPPLRWGVLGPGGIAHTFAAAVRAGTRGEVVAVGSRSADRASGFARRHGAARSHGSYEALVADDGVDAVYVATPHSEHHEHALLALAAGKPVLVEKAFARSLAETDEVLDAARAAGLFAGEAMWSRYLPQYDVVRRTVEAGTVGDLVLVQADHGQLLWPDGPQRLSDPALAGGSLLDLGVYPIAFADHLLGELGGVAARGTLSDEGVDVSVGVTGLVGPALARMTSTMAAATPCQALAAGTRGRLELTGPGFFYGAATTVRLVAPDGTVLDTMQPQHPEHGFRYEIAEAARAVAEGRTEPGPVPWEATRRVMAVMDEVRRQVGVVYPGE; encoded by the coding sequence ATGCCGACGACGCCGCAGCGCCTCGCCCCCTCGACGGTCCCCGACCCGATGGACGCCCCGCCGCTGCGCTGGGGCGTCCTCGGCCCGGGGGGCATCGCCCACACCTTCGCCGCCGCGGTCCGCGCCGGCACCCGCGGCGAGGTGGTGGCCGTGGGCTCACGCTCGGCCGACCGGGCCAGCGGGTTCGCGCGCCGCCACGGTGCCGCGCGCAGCCACGGCTCCTACGAGGCGCTGGTCGCCGACGACGGCGTGGACGCGGTCTACGTGGCCACCCCGCACAGCGAGCACCACGAGCATGCCCTGCTGGCGCTGGCCGCCGGCAAGCCGGTACTGGTCGAGAAGGCCTTCGCCCGCAGCCTGGCCGAGACCGACGAGGTCCTCGACGCCGCGCGGGCGGCCGGCCTGTTCGCGGGCGAGGCGATGTGGAGCCGCTACCTGCCGCAGTACGACGTCGTGCGCCGCACGGTCGAGGCCGGCACCGTCGGCGACCTGGTGCTGGTGCAGGCCGACCACGGCCAGCTCCTCTGGCCCGACGGGCCCCAGCGGCTCTCGGACCCGGCCCTGGCGGGCGGGTCGCTGCTCGACCTCGGGGTCTACCCCATCGCGTTCGCCGACCACCTGCTCGGCGAGCTGGGCGGGGTCGCCGCTCGCGGGACGCTCAGCGACGAGGGTGTCGACGTGAGCGTGGGCGTCACGGGGCTGGTCGGGCCGGCCCTGGCCCGGATGACGTCCACGATGGCCGCCGCCACGCCGTGCCAGGCGCTGGCCGCGGGTACCAGGGGCCGCCTCGAGCTCACCGGGCCCGGCTTCTTCTACGGGGCCGCCACCACGGTGCGCCTCGTGGCGCCCGACGGCACCGTGCTCGACACGATGCAGCCCCAGCACCCCGAGCACGGCTTCCGGTACGAGATCGCCGAGGCGGCGCGGGCCGTGGCCGAGGGGCGCACCGAGCCGGGCCCGGTGCCCTGGGAGGCCACCCGCCGGGTCATGGCCGTGATGGACGAGGTGCGCCGGCAGGTCGGGGTCGTCTACCCCGGCGAGTAG
- a CDS encoding serine protein kinase RIO, translating into MAHQPFHLPARQAAFSTDTSPDAPPEGERWSSWDGATHGPRPRPAWVITELGAVDADLGVLKTGKEADVHVLRRWLPGTDRAVTLAAKRYRSGEHRLFHRDAGYLEGRRVRRSREMRAMAKRTDFGKQVIGGQWAAAEFGALAALWALDLPVPYPVQLDETEMLMEFVGDTAGGTPVAAPRLVSVRPTPAELADLYDQLRTSLLTLARHGWTHGDLSPYNVLVHDGRLVIIDWPQVVDVIGNPQGFEFLERDATTMVTWFRRRGLEVDPGELVADLVAEATSRF; encoded by the coding sequence TTGGCACACCAGCCGTTCCACCTCCCGGCCCGACAGGCCGCCTTCTCCACCGACACCTCACCTGACGCCCCGCCCGAGGGCGAGCGCTGGTCCTCCTGGGACGGCGCCACCCACGGGCCGAGACCCCGCCCCGCCTGGGTCATCACCGAGCTCGGCGCGGTCGACGCCGACCTCGGCGTCCTCAAGACCGGCAAGGAGGCCGACGTCCACGTGCTGCGGCGCTGGCTGCCGGGCACCGACCGGGCCGTGACCCTGGCCGCGAAGCGGTACCGCAGCGGCGAGCACCGCCTCTTCCACCGCGACGCCGGCTACCTCGAGGGCCGCCGCGTCCGGCGCAGCCGCGAGATGCGGGCCATGGCCAAGCGCACCGACTTCGGCAAGCAGGTCATCGGCGGCCAGTGGGCGGCCGCCGAGTTCGGCGCCCTGGCGGCCCTCTGGGCGCTCGACCTACCGGTCCCCTACCCGGTGCAGCTCGACGAGACGGAGATGCTGATGGAGTTCGTCGGCGACACCGCCGGCGGAACTCCGGTGGCGGCCCCGCGCCTGGTGTCGGTGCGGCCCACGCCGGCCGAGCTGGCCGACCTCTACGACCAGCTGCGCACCAGCCTGCTCACGCTGGCCCGGCACGGCTGGACCCACGGCGACCTCAGCCCCTACAACGTGCTCGTGCACGACGGTCGGCTGGTCATCATCGACTGGCCGCAAGTGGTCGACGTCATCGGCAACCCGCAGGGCTTCGAGTTCCTGGAGCGCGACGCCACGACGATGGTCACGTGGTTCCGGAGACGGGGCCTGGAGGTCGACCCGGGCGAGCTGGTCGCGGATCTGGTCGCCGAGGCGACGAGCCGCTTCTGA
- a CDS encoding N(5)-(carboxyethyl)ornithine synthase, giving the protein MSLLGLGVIGSSAKENEYRLPLHPEHLPALDADLRARITLEHGYGARFGASDASLAPHVAGFASRQEILAGSDVVLLPKPQHEDVAALGPGQVLWGWPHCVQDAALTQLAIDRGLTLIAFEAMNHWTRDGSVGLHVFHKNNELAGYCSVLHALQLAGLTGDYGRRLSAVVIGFGATARGAVTALNAHGVHEVAVLTNRQVAAVGSPIHSVRIRQFDHEPGGAALSHVVTERGREPLPAYLAENDIVVNCTLQDTSAPLVYLRTSDLDAFRPGSVVVDVSCDLGMGFEWARPTSFDEPTFVVGPNVLYYGVDHSPSYLWSSATWENSTALIPFLRPVLEGSASWDADETLRRAIEIRDGAVVNPAILAFQGRSAEAPFAVC; this is encoded by the coding sequence GTGAGCCTGCTGGGGCTCGGTGTCATCGGGTCCTCGGCCAAGGAGAACGAGTACCGGCTGCCGCTCCACCCGGAGCACCTGCCGGCGCTCGACGCCGACCTGCGCGCGCGCATCACGCTCGAGCACGGGTACGGTGCCCGCTTCGGCGCCTCCGACGCCTCGCTGGCGCCGCACGTGGCGGGCTTCGCCTCGCGCCAGGAGATCCTGGCCGGGTCCGACGTGGTGCTGCTGCCCAAGCCGCAGCACGAGGACGTCGCGGCGCTCGGGCCGGGGCAGGTGCTGTGGGGCTGGCCGCACTGCGTCCAGGATGCCGCGCTGACCCAGCTCGCCATCGACCGGGGGCTCACCCTCATCGCCTTCGAGGCCATGAACCACTGGACCCGCGACGGCAGCGTCGGGCTGCACGTGTTCCACAAGAACAACGAGCTGGCCGGGTACTGCTCGGTGCTGCACGCGCTCCAGCTCGCCGGGCTGACCGGCGACTACGGGCGCCGGCTGAGCGCCGTCGTCATCGGGTTCGGGGCCACGGCCCGGGGCGCGGTGACCGCGCTGAACGCCCACGGGGTGCACGAGGTCGCGGTACTCACCAACCGCCAGGTCGCCGCCGTCGGCTCGCCGATCCACTCGGTGCGCATCCGCCAGTTCGACCACGAGCCGGGTGGGGCCGCGCTGAGCCATGTGGTGACCGAGCGGGGGCGCGAGCCGCTGCCGGCCTACCTGGCGGAGAACGACATCGTCGTCAACTGCACGCTGCAGGACACCTCGGCGCCGCTGGTGTACCTGCGCACGTCCGACCTCGACGCCTTCCGGCCCGGCAGCGTCGTCGTCGACGTCTCGTGCGACCTCGGGATGGGGTTCGAGTGGGCGCGCCCGACCTCGTTCGACGAGCCGACGTTCGTGGTGGGCCCGAACGTCCTCTACTACGGGGTCGACCACAGCCCGTCGTACCTGTGGAGCTCTGCTACGTGGGAGAACAGCACTGCGCTCATCCCGTTCCTGCGCCCGGTGCTCGAGGGCAGCGCGTCCTGGGACGCCGACGAGACGCTCCGCCGGGCCATCGAGATCCGTGACGGGGCGGTGGTCAACCCCGCCATCCTGGCCTTCCAGGGGCGCTCGGCGGAGGCTCCGTTCGCGGTGTGCTGA
- a CDS encoding cellulase family glycosylhydrolase, with protein MKAITWLAATLSCCLLLALGAAPTSARPISDNARKYLSRTATTTAKPAPTTTTTPSTTTPVPNTLPTTTRTARLASGVQYTAMWQGVTDADQKSMAAAIAQSGSRWARLDVAWATLQPTGPGSYDLGWGVPMVDRAVANATDAGLDVLLTLYWAPEWATVGTGKAAHPDPAAYARAAQWVAARYKGKVKAIEVWNEQNGARFWNPADPVAYTRLLQAAYPAIKAGNPDTLVVMGGLEYSDTAFLQQMYDAGVKGSYDVNAFHPYPAIADQSPLAPWDGTKWTVANMKTYMDVMARNGDTTPVWLTELGWSTHTNWTGVENWNRGVSDAVQADYLTQMYTLVNSQYPQVTALFWYTVRDTALGNVQQDHYGLVRTDWSRKPAFAALQAANLALSLP; from the coding sequence ATGAAGGCCATCACCTGGCTGGCCGCGACCCTGTCGTGCTGCCTCCTCCTCGCCCTGGGCGCCGCTCCGACGTCCGCCCGTCCCATCTCCGACAACGCGCGCAAGTACCTCTCGCGCACGGCGACGACCACCGCGAAGCCGGCTCCGACGACCACCACGACGCCGTCGACGACCACCCCGGTCCCGAACACCCTGCCGACGACGACCCGCACCGCGCGGCTCGCCTCGGGGGTGCAGTACACCGCGATGTGGCAGGGGGTGACGGACGCCGACCAGAAGTCGATGGCCGCGGCGATCGCCCAGTCGGGCTCCCGCTGGGCTCGACTCGACGTCGCCTGGGCCACCCTCCAGCCCACCGGGCCCGGCTCGTACGACCTCGGCTGGGGTGTCCCCATGGTCGACCGCGCCGTGGCCAACGCCACCGACGCCGGCCTCGACGTCCTGCTGACCCTCTACTGGGCCCCCGAGTGGGCCACGGTGGGCACCGGCAAGGCCGCCCACCCCGACCCGGCCGCCTACGCCCGGGCCGCCCAGTGGGTCGCCGCGCGCTACAAGGGCAAGGTCAAGGCCATCGAGGTCTGGAACGAGCAGAACGGGGCCCGGTTCTGGAACCCGGCCGACCCCGTCGCCTACACCCGACTGCTCCAGGCGGCCTACCCCGCGATCAAGGCCGGCAACCCCGACACCCTCGTGGTGATGGGTGGCCTCGAGTACTCCGACACCGCTTTCCTGCAGCAGATGTACGACGCGGGCGTCAAGGGCAGCTACGACGTCAACGCGTTCCACCCCTACCCCGCGATCGCCGACCAGTCGCCGCTCGCGCCCTGGGACGGCACCAAGTGGACCGTCGCAAACATGAAGACCTACATGGACGTCATGGCCCGCAACGGCGACACCACGCCGGTGTGGCTCACCGAGCTCGGCTGGTCGACTCACACCAACTGGACCGGTGTCGAGAACTGGAACCGCGGCGTGAGCGACGCCGTCCAGGCCGACTACCTGACCCAGATGTACACCCTGGTGAACAGCCAGTACCCGCAGGTCACCGCGCTGTTCTGGTACACCGTGCGGGACACCGCCCTCGGCAACGTGCAGCAGGACCACTACGGCCTGGTGCGCACCGACTGGTCGCGCAAGCCCGCCTTCGCCGCCCTCCAGGCGGCGAACCTGGCGCTGAGCCTGCCCTGA